In the genome of Gloeotrichia echinulata CP02, one region contains:
- a CDS encoding capsid cement protein: MQNVTYNTILYRFIASSHLDGSVVNLITAVDIPEGAVVAINSSGLAILCTASLEPVGVARHSRKAGTSLAVDNDCIIENRGTSLALTPGTAVFSGAAGIVAGTGTKKVGIALTANRVKISV; encoded by the coding sequence ATGCAAAACGTAACTTACAACACAATTCTTTATCGGTTTATTGCTTCATCTCATTTAGATGGTTCTGTTGTTAACTTAATTACAGCAGTAGACATTCCTGAAGGTGCAGTAGTAGCTATTAATAGTTCAGGTTTAGCAATTCTATGTACTGCTTCTCTTGAGCCTGTAGGTGTAGCTCGGCACTCTCGTAAAGCAGGTACTTCTTTAGCAGTAGATAATGACTGCATTATTGAAAATCGAGGTACTTCTTTAGCCCTTACTCCTGGTACTGCTGTATTTTCTGGTGCTGCTGGTATTGTAGCAGGTACGGGAACTAAGAAAGTTGGAATTGCTCTAACTGCTAATCGAGTTAAAATTTCTGTTTAA
- the tnpA gene encoding IS200/IS605 family transposase has product MPLRLFGQVLPRKGSHSVFSIRQHFVFVTKYRRKTITASMLERLPEIFANVCRKTKCRLIEFSGEVDHVHLLVDFHPDNNLSVLVGSLKSASSRIIQKEFSEHLSNFYRQPVFWSSSYYVSSTGGAPIEKIKQYIQSQESPNE; this is encoded by the coding sequence CTGCCCCTCCGCCTCTTTGGTCAAGTTCTTCCCAGAAAAGGCTCTCATTCTGTTTTCTCTATTCGCCAACATTTTGTGTTTGTAACCAAGTACAGACGCAAAACAATAACCGCTTCAATGTTGGAACGGTTGCCAGAAATATTTGCAAATGTCTGTAGAAAAACCAAGTGCAGACTAATCGAGTTTTCAGGCGAAGTGGATCATGTTCATTTGCTAGTTGATTTCCACCCAGATAACAACTTATCCGTTCTTGTAGGTAGTCTAAAATCAGCATCAAGCAGAATTATTCAGAAAGAATTCTCAGAACATCTATCTAATTTTTATCGTCAACCTGTTTTTTGGTCTAGTTCATATTATGTCTCTTCTACTGGCGGCGCACCAATTGAAAAAATCAAGCAATATATACAATCTCAAGAATCCCCAAATGAATGA
- a CDS encoding transposase, with translation MTFRLYPNKQIEKSLRYHRKLHKDLYNAAIYNRFTQYQKFNHKVDYFEQQNCLPEFKEVWIEYKEINSQALQATLKRVDFAFQRWFVGLGKRPKYKSIRHYSGWTYPAKTGYSVESNGENGYLNLSKIGRIQMRGKAKYWGKPTTCTIVYRNGKWYASITIDALDQVLKPEILPTGAIGIDLGCKAALSITDGENHQQIEAPKFLRNAEQKIKKASKEKRRKRAPNRKKKIKASRRWKKSQAKVSKITRKVANQRQNWVHQVAAEIVSGNSFVATEKLEVKKMTSKAKKGKRKKQKSGLNKSILDVGFGMLRDTVKYKVEQIGGVFVEVPTLKVRPSQTCPKCGHQHKKTLDIRVHECGVCGYRQDRDIAAAEVMLYWAKGTLPESGTGFVGAEPSSSTSCTRKKAGSMKQLGAKKRQKSTESFARNELRDVETHSSGGANCG, from the coding sequence ATGACTTTCAGGTTATACCCAAATAAGCAGATAGAGAAGTCTTTGCGGTATCACCGAAAGCTCCATAAAGACTTGTATAATGCTGCTATTTATAACAGATTCACTCAATATCAAAAGTTCAACCACAAGGTTGATTATTTTGAACAACAGAATTGTTTGCCAGAGTTCAAAGAAGTTTGGATAGAGTATAAAGAAATCAATTCACAAGCTCTACAAGCAACTTTAAAACGTGTTGATTTTGCTTTCCAACGCTGGTTTGTAGGATTGGGTAAACGCCCTAAATACAAGTCAATTCGCCATTATTCTGGTTGGACATATCCAGCTAAAACTGGTTATTCTGTAGAATCTAATGGCGAAAATGGGTATTTGAATCTGTCTAAAATTGGACGAATTCAAATGAGGGGTAAAGCTAAGTATTGGGGTAAACCAACTACTTGCACAATTGTTTACAGAAATGGTAAATGGTACGCATCAATCACAATTGATGCTTTAGACCAAGTTCTCAAGCCAGAAATTTTACCAACGGGTGCTATTGGTATAGATTTAGGATGTAAAGCAGCATTGTCAATTACTGATGGCGAAAATCATCAACAGATTGAAGCGCCAAAGTTTTTGAGGAATGCTGAACAGAAAATAAAAAAAGCGTCTAAAGAGAAGAGACGCAAACGCGCACCAAATAGAAAGAAAAAAATTAAAGCTTCTAGAAGATGGAAAAAATCCCAAGCTAAGGTTAGCAAGATAACTCGCAAGGTTGCTAATCAAAGACAGAATTGGGTGCATCAAGTTGCAGCAGAAATAGTCAGCGGTAATAGCTTCGTTGCAACTGAAAAACTAGAAGTAAAGAAGATGACCAGCAAGGCTAAAAAAGGTAAGCGCAAGAAGCAAAAATCGGGTTTGAATAAGTCAATACTTGACGTAGGTTTTGGGATGCTACGCGATACTGTCAAATACAAAGTAGAACAAATTGGTGGTGTATTTGTAGAAGTTCCAACCCTGAAGGTAAGGCCTAGCCAAACCTGTCCAAAGTGCGGTCATCAACATAAGAAAACACTTGATATTAGAGTTCACGAGTGTGGTGTTTGTGGATACCGTCAGGACAGAGATATTGCTGCTGCCGAGGTAATGCTTTACTGGGCTAAAGGCACTCTACCGGAGTCAGGAACTGGCTTCGTAGGCGCAGAGCCATCTAGCTCTACTTCATGTACTCGCAAAAAAGCGGGAAGCATGAAGCAACTAGGGGCAAAGAAGCGTCAAAAATCTACAGAAAGCTTTGCTAGAAACGAACTGAGGGACGTAGAAACCCACAGTTCAGGCGGAGCCAACTGTGGGTAG
- a CDS encoding IS630 family transposase has product MLRCEYREKVRDIEPKNLVFLDEAGLLLGLMRPKARSEKGSRVYDVKPFYRGKKVTIIGAISMDKVLAVMTLDGSMDSNAFRVFIEKLLVPQLWKGAVVIMDNLFAHKIDEITPIIESVGASVINLSSYSPDFNPIEHWWSQLKAFIKTFSPKTTQMVDVLIAIALNLINPMHLRNWFANCCYCTS; this is encoded by the coding sequence TTGCTCAGGTGTGAATACAGAGAGAAAGTCAGAGATATAGAGCCGAAAAATCTGGTTTTTTTGGATGAAGCAGGCTTACTGCTTGGGTTAATGCGTCCAAAAGCTCGTAGTGAAAAAGGAAGTAGAGTATATGATGTAAAACCATTTTATCGAGGTAAAAAAGTCACTATTATCGGCGCAATCAGTATGGATAAAGTATTGGCTGTGATGACACTAGATGGTTCAATGGATAGTAATGCTTTTCGCGTGTTTATAGAAAAGTTGTTAGTGCCTCAATTATGGAAAGGTGCAGTTGTCATAATGGATAACCTATTTGCCCATAAGATCGATGAAATTACGCCCATAATTGAATCTGTTGGTGCCAGTGTCATCAATCTATCTTCTTATTCACCAGATTTTAATCCCATTGAACATTGGTGGTCACAGCTTAAAGCTTTTATCAAAACATTTTCTCCAAAAACTACTCAAATGGTAGATGTATTGATTGCAATTGCTTTAAATCTAATCAATCCTATGCATCTGCGAAATTGGTTTGCTAACTGCTGCTACTGTACTTCATGA
- a CDS encoding transposase, translating to MKPYSVDLREKIVNAYQLGNISVRKLAVNFGVGKAFVQKMLRQYKEKGHVNPGKQGTRKKAVLADSAAQLVALVKKYPDATLSEYCEYWLLTEGQLVSSSMMCRELQKLNLTRKKKNGSQQSGSYR from the coding sequence ATGAAACCATATTCCGTCGATCTGAGAGAAAAAATAGTCAATGCTTATCAGTTAGGAAATATTTCAGTTAGAAAGTTAGCTGTAAACTTTGGTGTTGGTAAAGCTTTTGTACAAAAAATGTTGAGACAGTATAAAGAGAAAGGACATGTTAATCCTGGTAAGCAAGGGACAAGAAAAAAAGCGGTATTAGCAGATTCTGCGGCTCAACTTGTTGCATTGGTAAAAAAGTATCCAGATGCAACTCTCTCTGAATATTGTGAATATTGGCTCTTAACTGAGGGGCAACTAGTGAGTTCCAGCATGATGTGTAGAGAATTGCAAAAATTAAATCTAACTCGTAAAAAAAAAAACGGTTCGCAGCAGTCAGGCAGCTACCGATAG
- a CDS encoding type I restriction endonuclease subunit R translates to MINNIDEEILELATLEWFEELNYTTLNASEIAPEEPNAERQTYADVVLITRLRSSLATINPQIPADAIEEAIRKITRSETPNLFENNRRFHKFLTDGVDVEYQTSERIVYDQVKIIDFTNPDNNDWLVVNQFTVIENKKERRPDVVVFINGLPLGVIELKNPATENATIKGAFNQLQTYKQDIPSLFLYNEILVVSDGTEARVGTLTADWERFMPWRTIDGEEIAPKKFAELEVLIKGIFAKSRFIDLIKHFIAFEVDGSDITKKMAGYHQFHAVNKAIERTVIATSPQGDKRVGVVWHTQGSGKSLTMAFYAGKIIQNPEMANPTLVIITDRNDLDDQLFNTFAYCSDLLRQNPVQAQDRENLTELLQVSSGGVVFTTIQKFAPEPKQKYPELSPRRNIIVIADEAHRSQYGLEARVVTNQDESDSYIVYGFAKHLRDALPNASFIGFTGTPIESTDINTRAIFGNYIDIYDIQRAVEDEATVRIYYEGRMAKLELEESERPQIDPEFEEITEGEEESTREQLKTKWARLAALVGAEKRISLVAQDIVEHFEHRQEIIDGKAMIVCMSRQICVDLYDAIIEIRPDWHHPDDDKGILKVVMTGSAADSLEFQPHIRNKSRHKALAKRFKNEHDAMKLAIVRDMWLTGFDAPCLHTIYIDKPMRGHGLMQAIARVNRVFKDKPGGLVVDYLGIADQLTAALRDYTADSQGETGIPQAQAIALMLSKYENVTAMLDGFDYSLFFTGTVTQRVTIIPAAMDHILELEDGQQEFIQAVNELAKAFALCSSSDEAIKIRDEVGLFQAIRGAFVKHTTNGGKSPEDLDTAIRQIVSNAVASDAVVDIFAAAGVKNPDISILSDEFLADIRQLPQRHLALELLRKLINDEIKTRSPRNLVQSRSFAEMLEQTIKRYQNRAIETAQVISELIELAKEIREATKRGDNLGLSEDELAFYDALDINDTSVSALGDDTLRAIARDLVDTVRRNVTIDWTQKESVKANLRRLVKRLLRKYGYPPEKQEKAMVTVLQQAELLCKDWAA, encoded by the coding sequence ATGATTAACAATATCGATGAAGAAATTCTTGAGCTTGCTACCCTAGAATGGTTTGAAGAGTTAAACTACACTACCCTCAACGCCTCAGAAATCGCCCCCGAAGAACCCAACGCGGAACGCCAAACCTATGCTGATGTTGTATTAATTACCCGCCTGCGTTCTTCCCTAGCAACAATTAACCCCCAAATTCCCGCCGACGCTATCGAAGAAGCGATTCGCAAAATTACCCGCAGCGAAACCCCCAACTTATTTGAAAATAACCGCCGCTTCCACAAATTCCTCACCGATGGCGTAGATGTCGAGTACCAAACATCAGAAAGAATTGTCTACGACCAAGTTAAAATTATCGACTTTACCAACCCAGATAATAACGACTGGCTAGTAGTTAATCAATTTACTGTTATTGAAAATAAAAAAGAACGCCGCCCTGATGTAGTAGTTTTCATCAACGGCTTACCTTTAGGCGTAATTGAACTTAAAAATCCAGCCACCGAAAATGCCACAATTAAAGGCGCATTTAACCAACTCCAAACCTATAAACAAGATATCCCTAGTTTATTTCTTTATAACGAAATTCTCGTAGTTTCCGACGGTACAGAGGCCAGAGTCGGAACCCTGACCGCCGACTGGGAAAGGTTCATGCCTTGGCGCACAATTGATGGCGAAGAAATTGCCCCTAAAAAATTCGCAGAATTAGAAGTTTTAATTAAAGGTATATTTGCAAAAAGCCGATTTATCGACTTAATTAAACACTTCATAGCTTTTGAAGTAGACGGTAGCGACATTACTAAAAAAATGGCAGGCTACCATCAATTCCATGCAGTCAATAAAGCCATTGAACGTACTGTGATAGCGACATCACCCCAAGGTGATAAACGTGTGGGTGTAGTGTGGCACACTCAAGGTAGCGGAAAGAGTTTAACAATGGCATTCTACGCCGGAAAAATCATCCAAAATCCAGAAATGGCAAACCCCACTCTGGTAATTATCACAGACCGCAATGATTTAGACGACCAATTATTTAACACCTTTGCTTACTGTTCTGACTTGCTGCGCCAGAACCCAGTCCAAGCTCAAGATAGGGAAAATTTAACAGAACTTTTACAAGTTTCATCTGGTGGGGTTGTCTTTACCACGATTCAGAAATTCGCACCAGAACCAAAGCAAAAATACCCCGAACTTTCACCCCGTCGCAACATCATTGTGATTGCTGATGAAGCACACCGTAGTCAATACGGTTTAGAAGCGCGTGTAGTCACAAATCAAGATGAAAGTGATAGTTATATTGTTTATGGCTTTGCAAAACATTTAAGAGATGCTTTACCTAACGCCTCATTTATTGGCTTTACAGGAACTCCCATAGAATCAACTGATATTAATACACGAGCAATATTTGGTAATTATATTGATATTTACGATATTCAAAGAGCAGTTGAGGATGAAGCCACAGTCCGTATTTATTATGAAGGACGCATGGCAAAACTGGAACTGGAAGAATCAGAACGTCCTCAGATTGACCCAGAATTTGAAGAAATTACCGAAGGTGAGGAAGAGTCAACTAGAGAACAGTTAAAAACTAAATGGGCAAGATTAGCAGCTTTGGTAGGTGCAGAAAAACGCATTTCTTTAGTTGCTCAAGACATTGTAGAACATTTTGAACATCGCCAAGAAATTATCGATGGTAAGGCAATGATTGTCTGTATGAGTCGTCAGATTTGCGTCGATTTGTACGATGCAATTATCGAAATTCGCCCTGATTGGCATCATCCCGACGACGACAAAGGAATCCTGAAAGTTGTAATGACTGGTTCCGCAGCTGATTCTCTAGAATTTCAACCCCATATCCGCAATAAATCCAGACACAAAGCATTAGCAAAGCGGTTCAAAAATGAACATGACGCGATGAAATTGGCAATTGTCCGGGATATGTGGCTAACAGGATTTGATGCGCCATGTTTGCACACTATATATATAGATAAACCAATGCGTGGTCATGGGTTAATGCAAGCCATCGCCAGAGTTAACCGCGTCTTCAAAGACAAACCAGGCGGTTTAGTTGTAGACTACTTGGGCATTGCTGATCAACTCACAGCAGCCCTGAGAGATTATACTGCTGACAGTCAAGGTGAAACTGGCATTCCTCAAGCACAAGCGATCGCCTTAATGTTATCAAAATATGAAAACGTCACAGCAATGTTAGACGGTTTCGATTATTCGCTGTTCTTTACAGGTACTGTAACCCAACGTGTAACCATCATCCCCGCCGCAATGGATCATATTCTCGAACTCGAAGATGGACAACAAGAATTTATCCAAGCAGTGAACGAATTAGCCAAAGCCTTTGCTTTATGCAGTTCCAGTGATGAAGCTATAAAAATTCGGGATGAAGTCGGTTTATTCCAAGCTATTCGGGGTGCTTTCGTGAAGCATACCACAAATGGGGGTAAAAGTCCAGAAGATTTAGATACCGCAATTCGCCAAATTGTCTCTAACGCTGTTGCGAGTGATGCGGTGGTAGATATTTTCGCTGCTGCTGGAGTGAAAAATCCTGATATTTCCATCCTTTCCGATGAATTTTTAGCAGATATCCGCCAACTACCCCAACGCCACCTAGCTTTAGAACTGCTGCGGAAATTAATCAACGACGAAATCAAAACGCGATCGCCTCGTAACTTGGTACAATCCCGTTCCTTTGCCGAAATGCTAGAACAGACAATTAAACGATACCAGAATCGCGCTATCGAAACTGCCCAGGTGATCAGCGAATTAATCGAATTAGCAAAGGAAATTCGGGAAGCAACAAAGCGAGGCGACAACCTGGGATTATCGGAAGATGAACTAGCTTTTTACGATGCTTTAGATATCAATGATACCTCTGTCAGTGCTTTAGGCGATGATACACTAAGAGCGATCGCTCGTGACCTTGTAGATACAGTTCGCCGCAACGTCACCATCGACTGGACACAGAAAGAAAGCGTCAAAGCTAACCTCCGGCGATTAGTCAAGCGTCTACTGCGAAAATACGGCTATCCACCAGAAAAGCAAGAGAAAGCGATGGTGACAGTGCTGCAACAGGCAGAATTACTGTGTAAAGATTGGGCTGCGTAA
- a CDS encoding restriction endonuclease subunit S has product MVESLFSCLPLHWKVTTLGESCKKGGGNIQTGPFGSQLHASDYVPFGIPSIMPQNIGDNRVLTEGIARITSEDAARLSRYLVKKGDIVYSRRGDVERRALIRTEEDGWLCGTGCLRVRFGNSEVDPLYASYYLGHPSVRGWIVRHAVGATMPNLNTSILSALPFVIPPLPEQKAIAHILGTLDNKIELNREMNQTLENIAWTIFNSWFQENNFPENWQILPLEECMAEIIDYRGKTPKKTTSGIPLITAKIVKNGRINQPEEYIALEDYHSWMRRGFPESGDVVMTTEAPLGEIAQLDGRKVALAQRLITLRGKPGILDNTYLKFLMQSSFVQDQLHARATGTTVFGIRQSELREVLLAIPPFPEQKAIASVLRNLEDKIGANEKESLMLAAIRDSLLPQILSGQIQVRDREIFVENSI; this is encoded by the coding sequence ATGGTTGAATCTTTATTCAGTTGCCTACCTCTGCATTGGAAAGTAACTACACTCGGTGAATCCTGCAAAAAAGGTGGCGGAAACATCCAAACAGGTCCATTTGGAAGTCAATTACACGCCTCTGATTACGTACCTTTTGGTATTCCATCAATAATGCCCCAAAACATTGGTGATAACCGTGTTTTGACAGAAGGAATTGCGCGTATTACTTCAGAAGATGCAGCAAGACTCAGCCGTTATTTAGTAAAAAAAGGAGATATTGTTTATAGTAGACGTGGTGATGTTGAACGTCGAGCTTTAATTCGTACAGAAGAAGATGGTTGGCTTTGCGGTACTGGTTGTCTTCGGGTTAGATTTGGAAACAGTGAAGTTGACCCTTTGTATGCATCTTACTATTTAGGTCATCCTAGTGTTCGTGGGTGGATAGTTCGCCATGCTGTTGGTGCTACCATGCCGAACTTAAACACATCAATTTTATCAGCACTCCCTTTTGTAATTCCTCCCCTCCCTGAACAAAAAGCGATCGCCCACATCCTCGGCACATTAGACAATAAAATCGAACTGAACCGGGAGATGAACCAGACGCTGGAAAACATAGCGTGGACTATTTTTAATTCTTGGTTTCAAGAAAATAACTTTCCTGAAAATTGGCAAATATTGCCATTAGAGGAATGTATGGCAGAAATTATTGATTACCGAGGTAAAACCCCTAAAAAAACGACTTCAGGTATACCTCTAATTACAGCAAAAATTGTTAAAAATGGACGAATTAATCAACCAGAAGAATATATTGCATTAGAAGACTATCATTCTTGGATGAGGCGGGGATTTCCAGAATCTGGCGATGTTGTTATGACTACTGAAGCTCCACTAGGAGAAATTGCACAACTTGATGGACGAAAAGTTGCATTGGCTCAAAGGTTAATAACGCTTCGTGGTAAACCTGGAATACTAGACAATACTTATTTAAAGTTTTTAATGCAATCTTCATTCGTACAAGACCAACTCCACGCAAGAGCAACTGGTACAACAGTTTTTGGAATACGCCAAAGTGAACTGCGTGAGGTTCTTCTGGCTATTCCACCCTTTCCCGAACAAAAGGCTATTGCTTCTGTCCTTAGAAATCTTGAGGACAAAATTGGTGCTAATGAAAAAGAATCTCTCATGCTTGCTGCTATTCGTGATTCTTTATTACCACAGATACTATCAGGGCAAATTCAAGTTAGGGACCGTGAAATTTTTGTAGAAAATTCAATATGA
- a CDS encoding PDDEXK nuclease domain-containing protein, with product MADKLLPMDGYDDFLRELKERIRSAQVKAALSVNRELVLLYWQIGREIITRQQQQGWGAKVIERLARDLKAAFPDMKGFSRTNLLYMRAFAEAYPDEQIVQQLVGQIPWGHNIRILDAVKDASAKLWYVQKTIENGWSRNVLVHQIESGLYHRQGKATTNFENTLPKPQSELAQQLLKDPYNFDFLSLGKEAQERELEKALIQHIRDFLLELGVGFAFVGSQYHLEVGNKDFYIDLLFYHLHLRCYVVIDLKIEDFQPEFSGKMSFYVSAVDDLLRHPDDQPTIGMILCKTKNQTIVEYALREMNKPIGVSTYQLRDTLPEQLQGSLPTIEQLEAELEALSVEVEDQE from the coding sequence ATGGCGGATAAGTTATTACCAATGGATGGCTATGATGACTTTTTACGGGAATTAAAAGAACGCATACGCAGCGCCCAAGTTAAAGCAGCTTTGTCTGTTAATCGTGAGTTAGTATTACTTTATTGGCAAATTGGACGGGAAATTATTACACGACAGCAGCAACAGGGATGGGGTGCAAAAGTTATCGAACGTCTCGCCAGAGATTTAAAAGCAGCTTTCCCAGATATGAAGGGATTTTCACGTACAAACCTACTTTATATGAGGGCTTTTGCAGAAGCTTATCCTGATGAACAAATTGTCCAACAACTTGTTGGACAAATTCCGTGGGGACATAACATTCGTATTTTGGATGCTGTCAAAGATGCTTCAGCAAAGCTATGGTACGTCCAAAAAACTATAGAAAATGGCTGGAGTAGAAATGTATTAGTACATCAGATAGAAAGTGGATTATATCATCGTCAAGGTAAGGCTACTACCAACTTTGAAAATACCCTACCCAAACCACAATCTGAATTAGCACAACAATTATTAAAAGACCCTTATAACTTTGACTTTCTCAGTTTAGGAAAAGAAGCGCAAGAACGTGAGCTAGAAAAAGCTTTAATACAACATATTCGTGATTTCTTATTGGAATTAGGGGTTGGTTTTGCCTTTGTTGGCAGCCAATATCACTTGGAGGTGGGAAACAAAGATTTTTATATAGATTTATTATTTTATCATTTGCATTTACGCTGTTATGTGGTTATTGATTTGAAGATTGAAGATTTTCAACCGGAATTTTCGGGAAAGATGAGTTTTTACGTTTCGGCTGTCGATGATTTATTGCGTCATCCAGATGATCAACCAACTATTGGCATGATTTTATGTAAGACGAAGAATCAAACAATTGTAGAATATGCTCTGCGGGAAATGAATAAACCAATTGGAGTTTCAACTTATCAGCTACGGGATACTCTACCGGAACAATTACAAGGAAGTTTACCGACAATTGAGCAATTGGAGGCTGAATTAGAGGCTTTATCTGTGGAAGTTGAGGATCAAGAATGA
- a CDS encoding class I SAM-dependent DNA methyltransferase: MARGQKKTEQNNGNGATLGFEQALWLAADKQRGHMDAAEYKHVVLGLIFLKYISDAFSELYDIYSQQAHADPEDRDEYTAENVFWVPKEARWSYLQANAKQPSIGKLLDEAMDAIEKENPSLKGVLPKDYNKPALDKQLLGEIIDLISKIGLGDEASRSKDILGRVYEYFLGQFATAEGKRGGQFYTPRCVVQLLVEMIEPYKGRIYDPCCGSGGMFVQSEKFVEAHGGKIGDISIYGQESNPTTWKLCKMNLAIRGIDGNIGTHNADTFHNDLHKDLKADFILANPPFNMSDWGGERLREDTRWQYGTPPVGNANYGWVQQMIYHLAPNGIAGFVLANGSMSSNQSGEGDIRQAIIDGDLVDCMVALPGQLFYNTQIPACLWFVAKNKKNGKFRNRTGETLFIDARKMGVLIDRVHRELTEEEIARISQTYHAWRGEKEAGKYEDIPGFCKSAKLDDIKTHGYVLTPGRYVGAEEVEDDDEAFDEKMLHLTKKLQKQFEESARLEAIIKENLRGLGYGG; encoded by the coding sequence GTGGCTCGTGGTCAGAAAAAAACCGAACAGAATAACGGCAATGGGGCAACATTAGGCTTTGAACAAGCCCTGTGGCTAGCTGCGGATAAGCAGCGGGGTCACATGGACGCAGCGGAGTACAAGCACGTTGTTTTAGGGTTGATTTTCCTTAAGTATATTTCCGATGCCTTCAGTGAACTTTACGACATCTATTCACAGCAAGCTCACGCTGACCCGGAAGACCGCGACGAGTACACAGCGGAGAATGTTTTCTGGGTTCCTAAAGAGGCGCGGTGGTCATATTTACAAGCTAATGCCAAACAACCAAGCATTGGCAAACTGCTAGATGAGGCGATGGATGCCATTGAGAAGGAAAACCCATCACTCAAAGGCGTATTACCCAAAGATTACAATAAGCCAGCCCTAGATAAACAACTGCTGGGAGAAATCATTGACCTGATTAGCAAAATTGGCTTGGGAGATGAAGCCAGCCGTTCTAAAGACATTTTGGGGCGAGTTTACGAGTATTTTTTGGGACAGTTCGCCACTGCGGAAGGGAAGAGAGGCGGACAATTTTATACACCGCGTTGTGTGGTGCAGTTGTTAGTAGAAATGATTGAACCCTACAAAGGGCGGATTTATGACCCCTGTTGCGGTTCTGGGGGAATGTTTGTGCAGTCGGAAAAGTTTGTCGAAGCGCATGGGGGAAAAATTGGCGATATTTCCATTTATGGGCAAGAATCCAACCCGACAACTTGGAAACTGTGCAAGATGAATTTGGCAATTCGCGGAATTGATGGGAATATTGGCACACACAACGCTGATACTTTCCACAATGACTTGCACAAAGACCTCAAGGCTGATTTTATCCTGGCGAATCCCCCATTTAACATGAGCGATTGGGGCGGGGAGAGATTGCGGGAAGATACCCGTTGGCAATATGGTACACCACCTGTAGGTAATGCTAACTATGGTTGGGTACAGCAGATGATTTACCATTTAGCACCCAATGGTATTGCTGGTTTTGTATTGGCGAATGGTTCCATGAGTTCTAACCAGTCTGGGGAAGGTGATATTCGCCAAGCCATTATTGATGGCGATTTAGTTGATTGTATGGTGGCATTGCCTGGGCAATTATTTTACAACACCCAAATTCCCGCTTGTCTGTGGTTTGTGGCTAAAAATAAGAAAAATGGCAAGTTTCGTAACCGCACTGGGGAAACATTATTTATAGATGCGCGAAAGATGGGCGTGTTAATTGACCGAGTACACCGAGAACTGACCGAGGAAGAGATAGCCAGAATTTCTCAAACTTACCATGCTTGGCGGGGCGAGAAAGAAGCGGGTAAGTATGAAGATATCCCAGGTTTTTGTAAGAGTGCCAAGTTAGATGATATTAAAACTCACGGTTATGTTCTCACACCGGGGCGTTATGTGGGAGCAGAGGAAGTAGAAGATGATGATGAGGCGTTTGATGAGAAAATGCTGCATTTGACAAAGAAGTTGCAAAAGCAGTTTGAGGAGTCGGCGAGGTTGGAAGCGATAATAAAAGAGAATTTACGCGGGTTGGGGTATGGCGGATAA
- a CDS encoding phytochelatin synthase family protein: MLKKTITPVILAILGLCISGKNVLSQTLTVSPNLINFSSDAGESLLFTSRARVDFIPLSMQFVTQNNQAYCGVASIVMVLNSLGIPAPVAPQYSPYQFFTQENFFTNEKTQAVITQELVARQGMTLEQLGGLLASYDVNVKVYHAADSNIEDFRKITVANLKQKGNFVIVNYLRKEINQEKGGHISPLAAYNEETDRFLIMDVSRYKYPPVWVKTAELWKAMNTIDSVSGKTRGFVFVSKSK; encoded by the coding sequence TTGTTAAAAAAAACTATCACACCTGTGATTTTAGCTATTTTAGGATTATGTATTTCTGGTAAAAATGTTCTCTCTCAAACCCTAACTGTCTCACCTAACCTAATTAATTTTAGCTCTGATGCAGGAGAAAGCTTATTATTTACTAGTCGTGCAAGGGTTGACTTTATTCCTTTGAGTATGCAGTTTGTCACTCAAAATAATCAAGCTTATTGCGGCGTTGCTAGTATTGTGATGGTGTTAAATAGTTTAGGAATTCCTGCTCCAGTTGCACCACAATATTCTCCCTATCAATTTTTTACCCAAGAAAACTTTTTCACTAATGAAAAAACTCAAGCTGTAATTACCCAGGAATTAGTCGCTCGTCAAGGTATGACTTTAGAGCAATTAGGTGGATTACTCGCCAGTTATGATGTCAATGTAAAAGTCTATCATGCGGCTGATTCTAATATAGAAGATTTTAGAAAAATCACAGTCGCTAATTTAAAACAGAAAGGAAATTTTGTTATAGTTAATTATTTACGCAAAGAAATTAACCAAGAAAAAGGCGGACATATATCACCTTTAGCTGCATATAATGAGGAGACTGATAGATTTTTAATTATGGATGTTTCCCGTTATAAATATCCACCTGTTTGGGTAAAGACGGCTGAGTTATGGAAAGCTATGAATACAATTGATTCAGTCTCAGGTAAAACACGAGGCTTTGTATTTGTGAGTAAATCTAAGTGA